One window from the genome of Nitrospirota bacterium encodes:
- a CDS encoding cytochrome c, protein MKKTVFQLVIIFLVMYGVLYVFIQLGPQEAETKGKERDIEIPRAPEESKGVKNPLPNTPEIIAKGRDIYHGKGTCFVCHGNTGKGDGPSGVELNPRPRNFTNPRFQEIRTDGELFWVIRNGSPGTRMFSYSPAVIDEEDSWAVIHYLRTLPLEAQKEAAQKPAGSDNPLK, encoded by the coding sequence GTGAAAAAAACGGTTTTTCAACTCGTCATCATATTTCTCGTCATGTATGGGGTTCTTTATGTTTTTATTCAGTTAGGTCCCCAGGAAGCGGAAACAAAAGGAAAAGAAAGAGATATTGAAATCCCCCGCGCTCCGGAGGAGAGTAAAGGGGTAAAAAACCCTCTGCCCAATACCCCGGAAATCATCGCAAAAGGACGCGATATTTATCATGGGAAGGGTACCTGTTTCGTCTGTCACGGAAATACGGGAAAGGGAGACGGACCCTCTGGAGTCGAGCTGAATCCCCGTCCCAGGAATTTCACGAATCCCCGGTTTCAGGAAATACGCACCGACGGGGAACTTTTCTGGGTCATTCGAAATGGGAGCCCTGGAACACGGATGTTTTCGTATTCTCCGGCGGTCATTGACGAAGAGGACTCCTGGGCGGTCATTCATTACCTCCGGACCCTTCCGCTGGAAGCCCAAAAGGAAGC